In Armatimonadota bacterium, the following are encoded in one genomic region:
- a CDS encoding carboxypeptidase regulatory-like domain-containing protein has translation MQKTRWIAVLVLIGVLALSLAAIAQIPTANWPRFQRDAYNSGRSPATTIAKPVLKWQRTLTIDSACSTTAWSDVAKCGIIVDPDGNVVVSCSRPWSLAKFNSSGVLQWNTSIPTLCKPGDNNYDAMLGGPAVTGTNSNYSYLAGPGFDASGNGTNLFMHDINPASGASAWSINCALKPNSWNRYAACTPTVAANGEIYVTTAFSSYGDLSGMVQAINPTTMARDWGYGDSQDSGGNFQPTLESGVGPETGTCLVIPMDVSGTTKNVIFRGGGWIYDWTTITSPNYIPHKSFMALADNGTGVQPTLLWQKTFGFHRSQPVMSNDGTKMYIAGFDQWYNNGSATDHACKELTSFSPLTGVANWQIDLPTSCMFSPAVGADGTLYVTGSAIDPIPTNNQGSRVRYNPSGRLVAVTDNGTSATIKWTLDMPGELGADMSNAVVISNSSHKIVYVAAGKGHVYCVEDLGDHPKILWAYNANISNYIQPNGYNISCGTNRPIGSYNVPIPGSLALADDGTLYAGWADQLLAFDTGYDTNQSYGIHGTVTDANGNPVAGAMVSVSTSDHPLIDNADGIYTTTNSDGTYQVSVGGVSGSTTYYVSSWKEGYAGTDASTVTLSSETSSATANFTLNNAKFNWALLATAASNNVYSTYTASKATDGVFSTWFQTPPETTANFIKNMPTYLQVDLGQDRSLSEATVYWTYANAKSYSIDYLADGQDPATGTWNTLYSTTTGTGGYPTSWTSNALSNAGSITSVLAGTGTATMKVLVKMPYTAAADTIKFPSTSARYWRVYATASSSNAYTQPQAYRDDLKTTQYIGIGEIALRDTTLGTQPYAIPGAKNTPDGGGTIIPSAVVTATPGGGVPTDTIFIETADRTSGIKVHMTSMPTTIQFGDKVSVAGKVYTTTGTDEKYVEATAITRLATTTCPDGPALAELSMNNKAAADSVSQGLFIKTWGKVSNVGTSSFNISDGSASPIKVLCGGEFTMPANDDYIRVRGCVSKDTDGTVLYMRNERADWVYDSDNMHALPFTGTYKYPIQYLVLGPFTAGTDKVTNLDTDFIGESSIGATVFPVEGMTTAGKTWFKATSANEKLDLNAVLGGTNINCAAYAHIYVWSDTEAPSVVLVSGSDDALKYYVNGGTEVFRTETTHLIGGNSCPITLHKGLNSILFKVVNGTGAYTLGSQIVDSEYAGGTGYGGYAPYPGLGYSLNPVTP, from the coding sequence ATGCAAAAGACAAGATGGATTGCAGTATTAGTCTTGATCGGTGTTTTGGCATTATCGCTGGCAGCGATAGCACAGATACCGACGGCTAACTGGCCGAGATTCCAGCGTGATGCTTACAACAGCGGACGCAGCCCGGCCACAACAATCGCAAAGCCAGTATTGAAATGGCAGCGCACACTCACCATAGATTCGGCTTGCTCAACGACCGCCTGGTCGGACGTCGCCAAGTGCGGAATCATCGTTGATCCTGACGGAAACGTGGTTGTGAGCTGTTCTAGGCCCTGGTCACTTGCCAAGTTTAACTCATCAGGTGTATTGCAGTGGAACACTAGCATACCTACCCTCTGTAAACCGGGCGACAACAATTACGACGCCATGCTGGGCGGCCCTGCTGTCACTGGCACAAACAGCAACTATAGCTACCTGGCTGGACCCGGGTTTGATGCATCCGGAAACGGGACCAACCTTTTTATGCATGACATAAATCCGGCTTCAGGAGCTTCTGCGTGGTCTATAAACTGCGCTCTCAAACCAAACTCCTGGAACAGATATGCAGCCTGTACTCCTACAGTTGCAGCCAATGGCGAAATTTATGTCACCACAGCCTTTAGCTCATACGGCGACCTGAGTGGAATGGTTCAGGCAATTAATCCGACCACCATGGCCCGAGACTGGGGCTATGGAGATTCCCAAGATAGTGGCGGAAACTTCCAGCCCACTTTGGAAAGTGGTGTAGGACCCGAAACCGGAACGTGCCTTGTCATTCCGATGGATGTAAGCGGCACGACCAAGAACGTGATCTTCAGGGGCGGTGGATGGATTTACGATTGGACGACCATTACCAGCCCGAATTACATCCCGCACAAGAGCTTTATGGCCCTTGCCGACAACGGCACTGGTGTACAACCTACACTCCTTTGGCAAAAAACATTCGGCTTCCATAGAAGCCAGCCGGTCATGTCCAATGACGGAACTAAAATGTATATTGCCGGTTTCGACCAGTGGTATAACAATGGCTCAGCTACCGACCATGCATGCAAGGAGCTGACTTCATTCAGCCCGCTCACCGGTGTAGCTAATTGGCAGATCGATCTTCCCACCAGTTGTATGTTCTCACCGGCTGTCGGCGCGGACGGAACCCTGTATGTTACCGGTTCCGCCATAGACCCGATCCCGACAAACAATCAGGGTTCCAGAGTGAGATATAATCCCAGCGGCAGACTGGTCGCAGTAACAGATAACGGCACTTCCGCCACAATCAAGTGGACCCTGGACATGCCCGGCGAACTGGGCGCTGATATGTCCAATGCTGTTGTTATCAGCAACAGCAGCCATAAGATCGTTTATGTGGCTGCTGGAAAAGGTCATGTATACTGCGTTGAGGACCTTGGAGATCATCCAAAGATTCTCTGGGCTTATAACGCAAACATCTCCAACTATATCCAGCCGAATGGATATAACATATCCTGTGGCACAAACCGTCCAATAGGCTCATATAATGTTCCTATCCCCGGCAGCCTTGCATTGGCTGACGACGGCACACTCTATGCCGGATGGGCTGACCAACTTTTGGCATTCGACACAGGATACGACACAAACCAGTCTTACGGAATCCACGGCACCGTTACGGATGCCAATGGCAATCCGGTGGCTGGCGCAATGGTATCTGTGTCAACATCAGATCATCCGCTGATTGATAACGCTGACGGCATCTACACGACAACCAACTCGGACGGCACTTATCAGGTGTCGGTCGGTGGAGTCAGCGGCAGCACAACATATTATGTGTCCTCCTGGAAAGAAGGCTATGCCGGCACTGATGCGAGCACAGTGACCCTTAGCAGCGAGACAAGCTCTGCTACGGCTAACTTTACGCTCAACAATGCAAAATTCAACTGGGCTTTGCTTGCAACAGCAGCATCAAACAACGTATATTCAACATATACTGCAAGCAAGGCTACCGATGGCGTTTTCAGCACTTGGTTCCAGACGCCTCCTGAAACCACAGCCAACTTCATTAAGAATATGCCCACATACCTTCAAGTGGACTTGGGGCAGGATAGAAGCCTATCCGAAGCCACTGTGTATTGGACATATGCTAATGCTAAATCCTATAGTATAGACTATCTCGCTGACGGGCAGGATCCGGCGACAGGGACATGGAATACACTCTACAGCACCACAACCGGTACTGGTGGGTATCCTACATCCTGGACAAGCAACGCCCTAAGCAATGCCGGCAGCATAACCTCTGTCCTTGCCGGCACTGGCACAGCCACAATGAAGGTCTTGGTCAAGATGCCTTACACTGCTGCTGCGGATACCATCAAGTTCCCCAGCACCTCTGCAAGGTACTGGCGTGTATATGCCACAGCGTCTAGCAGCAATGCTTATACGCAGCCTCAGGCATACCGTGACGATCTTAAGACCACTCAGTACATTGGTATTGGTGAGATAGCGCTCCGCGACACAACACTTGGTACGCAGCCGTACGCTATACCGGGAGCAAAGAACACTCCTGATGGTGGTGGTACAATCATCCCCAGTGCAGTAGTTACTGCTACACCCGGCGGCGGCGTGCCTACCGACACAATCTTCATTGAGACCGCGGACCGCACATCCGGGATCAAGGTCCATATGACCAGCATGCCGACGACTATTCAGTTCGGCGACAAGGTTTCTGTCGCAGGTAAAGTCTATACGACTACCGGTACCGATGAGAAATATGTCGAAGCAACGGCAATCACACGTCTGGCAACCACAACATGTCCGGACGGTCCGGCACTTGCCGAACTTAGTATGAACAACAAGGCCGCTGCTGACAGCGTGTCTCAGGGTCTGTTCATCAAGACATGGGGCAAGGTTTCCAACGTTGGGACCAGCAGCTTCAACATCAGTGACGGCTCCGCCTCGCCGATCAAGGTGCTGTGCGGCGGTGAGTTCACGATGCCTGCCAATGACGATTACATCAGAGTTCGCGGATGTGTAAGTAAGGATACGGACGGAACCGTTCTCTACATGAGAAACGAGCGAGCCGACTGGGTCTATGACTCAGACAATATGCATGCTCTGCCGTTTACCGGCACCTACAAGTATCCGATCCAGTATCTGGTGCTTGGTCCGTTCACAGCAGGCACGGACAAAGTGACGAACCTTGATACAGACTTCATTGGTGAGTCGAGTATCGGCGCCACTGTCTTCCCGGTTGAAGGTATGACAACTGCCGGCAAGACCTGGTTCAAAGCGACAAGTGCAAACGAGAAACTCGACTTGAATGCAGTGCTTGGCGGAACCAATATCAACTGCGCTGCCTACGCGCATATTTATGTCTGGTCTGACACTGAAGCGCCTAGTGTTGTTTTGGTGTCGGGTTCTGATGACGCGCTGAAGTATTATGTTAATGGTGGCACAGAAGTGTTCCGCACCGAAACAACTCACTTAATCGGCGGTAATTCTTGTCCCATTACACTGCATAAGGGCTTGAACAGTATTCTGTTCAAGGTAGTTAATGGTACGGGTGCATATACTCTAGGAAGCCAGATAGTTGATAGTGAGTATGCTGGAGGCACCGGCTATGGCGGATATGCTCCATATCCCGGCCTTGGCTACTCACTCAACCCTGTGACTCCGTAG
- a CDS encoding carboxypeptidase regulatory-like domain-containing protein translates to MRKARWIAVLVVCVCIMSIPAFAQLPSSGWPKYQRDAYNSGRSPATLIAKPVVSWTYSLGFMPSVTGLAIDGSGYCYVMSTGPDDVVKIAPNGTAATGWAWTVPDIVGSTVTTNRNGPTLFDNGTNQRILVGPGRSATTNAKTYAGVMGSGSLDWTTPFAYTDYYSATANTYTNDAVGEDGTIYTHTQGGTYATVDEWGPLFALNSDGTYKWMYNSFIVAGTTYFNGIGGCNGTFAVKRIPASGGVPAHNRIFISGGERYAYWQTRTSIHKYQVYAIDDMGTYGDLVWGAFCENAYGPASISNDGSTLYVGGSDNWGSYATPASGYPTPTPNPANCASTLYAYDTNTGGKDPIDAYKGTGEAKWAIHTGSQHIHPPAIGADGTLYLSSTGAVLATAINGSTFDESYKYFRTNVGRVIAVTDNGNSASIKWTLELPDDCWQDTSNIVVANTDPQVLYVGTGKGRLTTGGRIYAIADMGDHAEILWSYQGISDSANAWPRYLALNDNGDLFAEFGKYIKKFSAGTGFDIDNPNGISGYVKDANGNPIANAWVAASTSSDPLVYSVGRIRTRTNADGYYHLGLVNAGTYYIAATAPNYSATDDQTVTLTTTSDVVKQNFTLQPAGFDWALAADVTCPNYLAGYPPTRAVDGSTSSLFAIAKTYMPSAFTIDLGAARTIDELAIYWEQGWGTSFTIDYSDDSSTWNNVKTFTNNDGGFVQSVYLQNNPANKNTTYPIQKCGYGVVRFAPQTARYWRMRTTAVGGTGSNLVFWELELRESTLERQPFTITGAKNTPEGGGTVISSAVVTATPGGGVPTDTIFIETADRTAGIKVHMTGLSTTVQFGDSVSVAGKVCTDSYGLRYVEATSITRLTATTCPDGPAIEELSMNNKAAADSVSQNLFIKTWGKVSNSTTGSFKISDGSAKPIKILCSSTAAMPADDDYVRVRGVVGKDADGTVLYMRDERADWAYGSDDMHSLPFTGTYDYPIQYLVLGPFTTDPAPTNAYDLLDVDFIGEASVGTTIKPAEGLETAGKTWKVGTSASGILDINSVLGGTNASSAAYVHLYVWSDTEAPAVAMVTGSDDWLSVFANGALQYSIDETTNSGMYATGRSCTIGQDGPYDITLHQGLNSILFKVVNNISTFKLASQFVDSESYGGIGYGGYNPYITTGLGYSLNPATP, encoded by the coding sequence ATGCGCAAAGCAAGATGGATTGCAGTATTGGTCGTCTGTGTCTGCATAATGTCGATACCGGCATTTGCACAGTTGCCTTCAAGCGGATGGCCAAAATATCAGCGAGACGCTTACAACAGCGGGCGCAGTCCCGCCACGCTTATCGCAAAGCCGGTTGTCTCATGGACATACAGCCTTGGCTTCATGCCTTCTGTTACCGGCCTAGCGATAGATGGATCGGGTTACTGTTACGTAATGTCAACGGGTCCGGACGATGTTGTGAAGATCGCCCCGAACGGAACAGCAGCCACAGGTTGGGCCTGGACTGTTCCCGATATCGTAGGATCAACGGTCACAACCAACCGCAATGGTCCGACACTCTTTGACAACGGCACCAATCAGAGGATCCTTGTTGGTCCAGGTAGGAGCGCAACCACAAATGCGAAGACTTACGCAGGCGTGATGGGCTCAGGATCGCTGGATTGGACGACTCCGTTCGCCTACACTGACTACTACAGCGCCACAGCCAACACCTATACCAATGATGCTGTGGGAGAAGATGGAACCATCTACACCCACACTCAGGGAGGCACCTATGCCACCGTTGACGAGTGGGGACCTCTCTTTGCCCTAAACAGTGACGGCACCTACAAATGGATGTATAACAGCTTTATTGTTGCCGGGACAACGTATTTTAACGGCATCGGCGGCTGCAACGGCACATTCGCCGTTAAGAGAATCCCGGCCAGTGGAGGAGTCCCTGCTCACAACCGTATTTTCATCTCAGGCGGTGAAAGATACGCGTATTGGCAAACACGGACGAGTATTCATAAATATCAGGTGTACGCTATTGATGACATGGGCACCTATGGCGATCTGGTGTGGGGTGCATTCTGTGAGAACGCATATGGCCCTGCCTCTATCTCAAATGACGGAAGCACATTATATGTAGGCGGTTCGGACAACTGGGGATCATATGCCACACCCGCTAGTGGCTATCCTACTCCGACACCGAATCCGGCGAACTGCGCCTCCACATTATATGCATACGATACCAACACTGGCGGAAAAGACCCAATTGATGCATATAAAGGCACAGGTGAAGCCAAATGGGCTATCCATACAGGCAGCCAGCACATACACCCGCCCGCGATAGGCGCTGACGGGACTCTCTATCTCTCAAGCACAGGCGCAGTTCTCGCCACCGCCATAAATGGATCTACCTTTGATGAGAGCTATAAGTATTTCAGGACCAACGTTGGGAGAGTCATTGCAGTAACGGACAACGGCAACAGCGCAAGCATCAAGTGGACACTTGAATTGCCTGACGACTGCTGGCAGGACACCTCCAACATCGTGGTCGCCAACACCGATCCTCAGGTGCTGTATGTCGGCACAGGAAAAGGCCGACTTACCACCGGCGGACGCATCTATGCCATAGCCGATATGGGCGATCATGCGGAAATCCTCTGGTCATACCAGGGTATCAGTGATTCCGCAAATGCATGGCCGAGATATCTTGCGCTGAATGACAATGGCGACCTCTTCGCAGAGTTCGGTAAATACATAAAGAAGTTCAGTGCCGGAACCGGCTTTGATATAGATAATCCGAACGGAATCAGCGGTTATGTCAAAGACGCAAACGGCAACCCCATCGCAAACGCATGGGTTGCCGCATCGACTTCATCGGATCCTCTGGTGTATAGTGTCGGAAGAATCCGAACCAGAACTAATGCTGATGGCTACTATCACTTAGGCCTGGTGAATGCAGGAACTTACTATATTGCGGCTACGGCCCCTAATTACAGCGCCACTGATGATCAGACTGTGACACTTACCACAACCTCCGATGTAGTAAAGCAAAACTTTACTCTTCAGCCGGCCGGTTTCGACTGGGCTTTGGCAGCGGATGTGACTTGTCCGAACTATTTGGCAGGATACCCGCCCACCCGGGCAGTCGACGGCAGCACTTCATCGCTGTTTGCAATTGCAAAGACATATATGCCTTCGGCATTTACTATCGATCTTGGCGCTGCCAGGACTATAGACGAGTTGGCAATCTATTGGGAACAGGGCTGGGGCACATCCTTTACCATAGATTATAGTGACGATAGCTCGACATGGAACAATGTCAAGACATTTACAAACAATGATGGCGGGTTTGTTCAGAGCGTCTATCTTCAGAACAACCCGGCAAACAAAAACACTACTTATCCCATCCAGAAATGTGGATATGGAGTTGTCAGGTTTGCGCCTCAGACAGCTAGGTATTGGAGAATGCGCACCACCGCTGTTGGCGGGACAGGAAGCAACTTAGTATTCTGGGAACTGGAACTGCGCGAATCCACACTCGAAAGACAGCCGTTTACCATTACCGGAGCCAAAAACACTCCCGAGGGTGGTGGAACAGTCATATCGAGTGCGGTGGTTACGGCTACACCGGGCGGCGGCGTGCCGACCGATACTATCTTCATTGAGACCGCGGACCGCACTGCCGGCATTAAAGTCCATATGACCGGTTTGTCGACGACTGTTCAGTTCGGCGACAGTGTATCAGTTGCAGGAAAGGTCTGCACAGACAGCTACGGGCTAAGGTACGTGGAAGCTACTTCCATCACGCGTCTTACAGCTACAACCTGTCCTGACGGCCCTGCAATTGAAGAGCTCAGCATGAACAACAAGGCCGCTGCGGATAGCGTGTCTCAAAATCTCTTCATCAAGACATGGGGCAAGGTCTCCAATTCCACGACCGGCAGTTTTAAGATCAGTGATGGTTCTGCTAAACCGATCAAAATACTGTGCAGCAGCACGGCTGCCATGCCTGCGGATGACGATTATGTCAGAGTCCGCGGTGTTGTGGGTAAGGATGCCGACGGCACGGTCCTCTACATGAGAGATGAGAGGGCAGATTGGGCCTATGGTTCGGACGATATGCATTCCCTGCCGTTCACAGGCACATATGACTATCCGATTCAGTATCTGGTGCTTGGTCCGTTCACCACTGATCCTGCTCCAACCAACGCTTATGACCTGCTTGATGTGGACTTCATCGGCGAGGCATCAGTAGGAACGACAATTAAGCCTGCTGAAGGTCTTGAGACAGCAGGCAAGACTTGGAAAGTCGGAACAAGCGCCAGCGGCATTCTCGACATCAACTCAGTGCTCGGTGGAACGAATGCATCGTCAGCGGCTTATGTCCACCTGTATGTATGGTCCGATACCGAGGCGCCTGCTGTGGCGATGGTAACCGGTTCTGATGACTGGCTGAGTGTCTTTGCCAATGGAGCCCTGCAGTATTCAATTGACGAGACAACAAACTCAGGTATGTATGCTACAGGTAGAAGCTGTACAATCGGGCAGGATGGTCCATATGACATCACTCTTCATCAGGGCTTGAACAGCATACTCTTCAAGGTTGTAAACAACATCAGCACGTTCAAGCTTGCAAGTCAGTTCGTTGACAGTGAATCCTATGGAGGCATTGGTTATGGCGGATATAATCCGTACATAACCACAGGACTCGGCTACTCGCTCAATCCTGCAACTCCGTAG
- a CDS encoding GntR family transcriptional regulator, giving the protein MIEMKLTENISETVYERLRDMIECGKLKPGMRLIQRDLARMLNTSSIPVAKAICRLEHDGLVVCELNRGAQVRDWSVDEIECAIMIRSSMEQIAAGFCAIRATTQQREKIKELAKAFTDCAIVQDTAGCLKADSDLHAFIVQCSGSQLLSRTLSNSRVITNTIRNATWLRLPVCCPSIHDSLVDAIISGDEELAKDRAREHVEEVLSDLCRVMHESMPRPKIMQFA; this is encoded by the coding sequence ATGATTGAAATGAAACTGACTGAAAACATATCCGAGACTGTCTACGAACGACTGCGCGATATGATTGAATGCGGAAAACTGAAACCCGGCATGCGTCTAATACAGCGTGATCTTGCTCGGATGCTTAATACAAGCAGCATTCCTGTCGCAAAAGCAATATGCAGGTTGGAGCACGATGGGCTAGTCGTATGCGAACTCAATCGGGGCGCACAGGTCAGAGACTGGTCAGTTGATGAGATAGAATGCGCGATCATGATCAGATCGTCTATGGAGCAAATAGCTGCCGGATTTTGCGCGATTCGGGCAACCACCCAGCAGCGCGAAAAGATCAAGGAACTTGCCAAGGCATTCACAGATTGCGCGATTGTACAGGACACCGCCGGCTGTCTGAAGGCGGATTCCGACTTACATGCTTTCATTGTGCAGTGTTCGGGTTCACAATTGCTTAGTCGGACTCTCAGCAATTCCCGTGTAATTACAAACACAATCCGCAATGCAACGTGGCTGAGGCTGCCGGTATGCTGTCCAAGTATTCATGATAGTCTTGTTGATGCCATCATCTCCGGTGATGAAGAACTCGCGAAAGACCGTGCGAGAGAACATGTTGAGGAAGTGCTTTCCGATTTGTGCCGGGTCATGCATGAAAGCATGCCTAGGCCAAAAATAATGCAGTTTGCCTGA